The DNA region CGGGAGATCGGGCTGGGGGTCATCAGTATCGGCGTGGTGTTCACGGTTGGCAACGTTGGGTTTTTGGTGGGGGCGTGGGCGGCCCGCTCAGGCACGCGGCTGGGAACAGTGCTGCCTGCCACAACGCCGCCCGCCGTCCTCGCGCCGCTCCTCGCCGGGGCAGGTCTGCTCGGCGTGCCGCTGGTGGGCGGGCTGGGTGGAGGGAACCTCATCGCCGTCCCGCTGTTCGCCCTCACCCTCGCCGTGCAGGGGGTGGGCGTGGTGGTCTGGGGCATCCAGCACGTCAGCCTGCGGCAGGCCCTCACGCCGCCCGCCCTGCAAAGCCGGGTCCACGCGAGCGCGGGTTTTCTGGCCGGGCTCCCCCTCCCGCTCGGCGCCTGGCTGGGCGGACTCACTGCAGAGCATTTCGGGACGAGCGCGGCTCTGTGGGGGATCGGCGTGACGGGGCTGGGCGCCTGTGGCTGGCTCCTCCCTGCCGTCGGCAGGGCGCGGTGCCGACACTTGCGGGGCGAGGCCGAGGGCTGACGCGCCTTCCTCCCAGTCGGGCGATAGTTAGCCTACACCCCAACTTCACGCCCGCTCATTACGCCTTGACCGTAATTGTGTTCTGTTATAGACTAAATCCATGAAGTTGAGCGATGTTCAGAAACGACTCCAGGCTCCGTTTCCCGCTCACCTGGTGGGCTGGAAGCCCCAGGCGTTCAACAAGGAACGCAACCGCGCGCTGCTGCTCGCCTACGTGGACGCCCGCGCCGTGCAGGACCGCCTGGACGCCATCTGCCCCGACGCGTGGTCCTTCGAGATCGAGGTGATCCCGGGCACCGCGACGCCCACCGTCAAGGGCCGCCTGACCGTGCTGGGTGTGACGCGCGAGGACATCGGCGAGGCGGGTGAGGGCGAGTACGGCACCCTGAAGGCCGCCTCCTCGGACGCGCTGAAGCGTTGCGCGGTGCAGTTCGGCATCGGGCGCTACCTGTACGACCTGCCCAAGCAGTGGGTGGACTGGAACGACGCGCGGCGCGAGCCCGCCACCACGCCCGAACTGCCCGAGTGGGCGCGGCCCGACCACGAGCGCAGCCCCGGCGGCGCGCACATCGTGCAGGCGATGGAGCAGCTCAAGTACGAGCTGCCCGAGGACCTCGAACTCCAGCGCGAGGTGTACAAGCACCTCAAGGCCGCCCTGAGCAGCATCCACCCCGCCTCGCAGGGTGGGCACGGGCGGGCCGCGTGAACCCGGTCAACCCCCAGAGGCTCGCCGCCGTGATGGCCGCCGTCCTCGCCATCACATTGATCGGCGGGGCGCTCGCCCGGCTGTTCTGAACTTCTGCTTCTTCAAAGGCCCGCCCACACCAGGGCGGGTTTTCAATCTGTCGGGGCGAAGTGCCGCAGGATGGCCTGCACGGTTTCGGTGACCGTCAGAGCGGAGGAATCCAGCCACAGGCCCAGGCGCGGGGTTTCCTCCCGCAGCACGCGGTCGAGGTCCCCCGGGGTGAAGGCGCCGTAGCCGCGCTTGTGGCGCCCGGCCTCGCGCGCCGTGACGACCTCCGGGGCGGGGCACAGCACCACCAGCCGCAGGGGGACGGCGGCGTACAGCGCGACCACGTCCTCCAGCAGGGGCCCGAGGATCACGTCCTGCACGACCGGGGTGAAACCCGCCGCCCGGTAGGCCAGCGCGGTCCGGGCGGCGAGCCGGTAACGCAGGGCAAGCTGGGCCGTCGCCTCCTCGCCCGCGCCGGGCGTCATGTCCACCCGGCCCGAGACGATCATGCGGCGGAAGAGGTCGCCGCGCACATGCACGCTGCGGGGCAAGCTTTCCGCGAGGGCTTGCGCCACCGTGGACTTGCCCGAGGCCATGATGCCGGTGATGAGGTAGACGGGAGGCACGCTACTCGCCCCGCCTCTTCGTCCCGCGCATCGGCGCGTGGGTCCAGGGATCGTCCGGCCAGGGGTGCCTGGGGTAGCGGCCCCGCAGGTCCTTGCGGACCTCGAAGTACGAGGAGTTCCAGAACGACCTCAGGTCCTGGGTGACCTGCACGGGCCGCCCGGCAGGGCTCAGCAGGTGCAGCAGCACGGGCGTCCGGCCCCCGTTCACGGTCGGCGTCTCGGCGAGGCCGAACAGTTCCTGCAACTTCACGGCGAGGACGGGCGGGCCGCCTTGGTGGTACGTGAGCCGGATGCGCGAGCCGGTGGGAACGGTGAGGTGCGTGGGCGCCAGCTCGTCGAGCCGTGCCGGAAGCGGCCAGGGGAGGAGCGCGCCCAGGGCCGGGACGAGGTTCACCCTCTTCAGGTCCTCGCGGCTGCGGACGCCTTCCAGATGGGGGCCGAGCCAGTCCTCCAGGGTGTCGAGGAGGGCCGGGTCGGAGAGGTCGGGCCACTCGGTCTCCTCGGGTCGCCAGCGTCGCAGGGACTCCACGCGGGCGCGCAGGGCCTCGGCCTCGGGGGTCCAGTTCAGGAGGTGCGGACCCTCGGAGCGGATGGCCCCGGCGACGGCCTCCACCCGCGCCCCATGCGGCAGGTCACGCAGGGGCCGTGCGTCGAGCACGAGGGCGCCGACGTGCCTCTCCCGCTGCGCGACGAGGGTCCCGGTGCGGGCGTCCCAGCGCACCAGGTCCCGTGTCCCCGCCCGTTCGTCCAGCACGGCGGGGTCGAGGGGCGCGGCGAGGTGGATGCGGCCTTCCCCCGTCCCCTTCCAGCTCACGGCGTCGAGGTGGGCGACGGCGAGGGCGGGGCTGCCCGCGAGCGGGTCCCCCTCCGGCAGCCGGGCGCCCTGCCCGCCCGCGAGGAGGTAGCGGCCCCCTCCCCCCTCCCGGCTCAACGCCACCCGCTCGGGGTAGGCGAGGGCGACCAGCCGCCCCACCGCGAAGGCGTCGGGGGGTGTGTCGTCGGGCCGGACGCGCAGGGCCGCGCGCCACTGGCGCGACAGGCGCTCGGCGCGCTCCAGCACGGCGACCTCTTCCCCACCCCGTTCTCGCCGCCGCCACGCCCGCAGCGCCGCCACCCGGTCCGCGAGGTCCGCCCCGGCTCCGCTGCCGAGGGGGTCACGTTCCTCCAGCAGGGCGGCCACGTCGGCGGCGAGGGCGCCCAGGCCGAGCGCCGCCCCGTCGTGCAAGAGGTGCGCGAGGCGGGGGTGGGTGGGCAATTCGAGGAGGGCCGCGCCGCGCCCGGTGATGCGGCCCGCGTCGTCCAGGGCGTCGAGGTCCCGCAGCAGGCTCCGGGCGACGGTCACGCGCGGCTCGGGGGGCGGGTCCAGCCAGGCGAGCGTCCGGGGGTCGGGGGCGCCCCACCCGGCGAGTTCGAGGGTGAGGGGGGCGAGGTCGGCCTCCTGGATTTCGGGGGGGCGGGCGGCGGGCAGCAGGGCGTGGGTGCGCTCGCTCCAGAGGCGGTAGGCGGTGCCCGGCGCGGTGCGTCCTGCCCGGCCCGCCCGCTGCTCGGCGGCGTCGCGCGTGACCCGTTCCGTCACCATGCGGGTGAGGCCGGTGCCGGGGTCGAAGCGTTGCGTCCGGCTGAGCCCGCCGTCCACCACCACGCGCACGCCCGCCAGCGTCAGGCTCGTCTCCGCGATGGAGGTCGCCAGCACGACCTTGCGCCGCCCGGCAGGATCGGGGACGAGGGCGCGGCGCTGCTCGGCGAGGGGCAGGTCGCCGTAGAGGGGGAGCACGACCGCGTCTATGTCGGCGAGGGCCGCCTGCGCCCCGCGAATCTCGCGCACACCGGGCAGGAAGGCGAGGAAGTCCCCCTCGGGGTGGGCCGCCAGCGCCTCGCGCACCGCCCGGGCCACGGTGTCCTCTACGCGGCCAGCGGGGTCGGCGTTCAGGTAACGCACCTCCACCGGGTAGGCCCGCCCCGCGCCCTGCACCAGGGGTGCGTCGAGCCGCCCGGGGAGGGCCGGGTCGAGGGTCGCGCTCATCACGAGGACGCGCAGGTCGTCACGCAGGGCGCCCTGCACCTCGCGCAGCAGGGCCAGGGCGAGGTCGGCGTTCAGCGAGCGTTCGTGGAACTCGTCGAGGATGACGAGGCCGACGCCGTGCAGTTCCGGGTCGTGTTGCAACCGGCGGGTAAGGATGCCCTCGGTGACGACCTCGATGCGGGTGCGGGAGGACACGCGCGACTCGAAGCGGACCCGGTAGCCCACCGTCTCCCCGACCTCCTCGCCCAGCCCCTCGGCGAGCCGGGCCGCGACCGCCCGCGCCGCCACCCGCCGGGGCTGGAGCATCACGATGGTCTGGCCCGCCAGCCAGGGCTCGCTCAGGAGTTCGAGGGGGAGGCCGGTGCTTTTCCCTGCCCCGGGCGGCGCCTGAAGCACGACGAGCGGGTGCCGGGCAAGCGCCGCGCGCAGCTCGGGCAGCACCTCCAGGGCGGGGAGGTCGGAGAGGGTCACAGGGGGCATGGTAGCGGGAGCCGAGTCGGGCGGTCAGGGTGCGACGCTTCGTCCACCACCGGGCGGGAGACTTTCAGAGAACGGCCCTCACCGGGGCCGTGGATCGGTCTCCAGGATGGACATGCTGTGCTGGTCCACCCACGCGCCCTGCCAGTACAGGGCGTCCCGCTGCGTGCCCTCATGCACGAAGCCGCACTTCTCGTAGACATGCCGGGCACGCGGATTAAAGGCGTACACGCCCAGGCTGATTCGGTGGAGCCCGACCACGTCGAAGCCGTACTGTACAGCCGCCCGGGTGGCCTCGGTGCCGTAGCCCTGCCCGACGACAGCCGGGCTGTTCAGCGCGATGCGGAAGTTCATGCTGCGGTTGTCCCGGTCCAGCAGGTTCAGCACGACCTCGCCCAGGTACACGTCGTCCGACGAGCGGAGGATGGCCCAGTCGGCGCGGTCGTCCGCCCCGGTGATCCTTCCCAGGAAACGTTCCACGTCCTCACGGGTGAAGCTGCCGTGAGTCCCGGTGAGCCGCATGAACTCCTCGTGCTGGAGTCCGTCCATCACGTGGTCGAGGTGCTCGGCGCCCAGGGGTACGAGGCGGAGACGGGCGGTGGTCAGGGAAGCCGGTGGGACGAGCGCGGCGGTGGAGATCATGACCGACGTTCTATCAACGTCCGGTGGCACTCGACCTTGGGCCAGGTGGCCTAACCCGGGGTGGCCGGACGAGGAGGCAGGGGATCCGGACGAAGCCGTGGGCGAGACCCGTCACGATCTCTCTCCACATTCCGCGCTCAGCCCGGCAAGGCCCAGCACGTCCCGCAGATCGCCCAGCACCGCGTCGGGCACCTCCCCCTCCAGCGGGTGCCCGGTGGGGAGGTAGGCAGCGCGGAGCCCCACCTGCTGCGGCCCCCACACGTCGTTGCGGGGCGAGTCACCCACGAACCAGGCGTCCGCCACGCCGACACCGAGACGACCCAGGGCGAGGGTGTAGATGGCGGGGTCAGGTTTGCTCAGACCCACTCCCCTGCTGATGACTACATCGTCCACCAGCCCGGCGAGGCCGGTGCGCTCCAGGCAGGCGGTCTGCGCCTCCACCCAGCCGTTCGTCACGACGCCGACCAGAACGCCGCGCCGCCGCAACTCCCGCAGCACGTCATGGGCGTGGAGCATGGCGACGGGGGCGGCGAGCGAGTGTGCCGAGAAGTCGTCGAGGAGCGTCTGCGGGTCGTGCGTCAGGGCGAACTCGCTCACGAGGAGGGGAATGACCTCGCGCTTGGGACGGTAGCCGAGGTCGTCGAGCACGGTGAACCGTTCGGCGTACCCGTCCGGCAACCCGTGCCGCTCCATATGCCCGGCGAGCCAGCCACGCACCGTTGCGGCCCGGTCGTGTAGCGTCCCGTCGAGGTCGAAGAGGACGGCCTTCAAACACTGCTCCGGTGCTTATGAAACGCCGCGCCCAGCGCCTCCACCTCCTCGTGGATCAGGGCGGTGTTGATCCCCACGGCGGCAGTCATCCCGCTCGCGGCGGCGT from Deinococcus aetherius includes:
- a CDS encoding HAD family hydrolase produces the protein MKAVLFDLDGTLHDRAATVRGWLAGHMERHGLPDGYAERFTVLDDLGYRPKREVIPLLVSEFALTHDPQTLLDDFSAHSLAAPVAMLHAHDVLRELRRRGVLVGVVTNGWVEAQTACLERTGLAGLVDDVVISRGVGLSKPDPAIYTLALGRLGVGVADAWFVGDSPRNDVWGPQQVGLRAAYLPTGHPLEGEVPDAVLGDLRDVLGLAGLSAECGERS
- a CDS encoding AAA family ATPase, which codes for MPPVYLITGIMASGKSTVAQALAESLPRSVHVRGDLFRRMIVSGRVDMTPGAGEEATAQLALRYRLAARTALAYRAAGFTPVVQDVILGPLLEDVVALYAAVPLRLVVLCPAPEVVTAREAGRHKRGYGAFTPGDLDRVLREETPRLGLWLDSSALTVTETVQAILRHFAPTD
- the hrpB gene encoding ATP-dependent helicase HrpB, which codes for MPPVTLSDLPALEVLPELRAALARHPLVVLQAPPGAGKSTGLPLELLSEPWLAGQTIVMLQPRRVAARAVAARLAEGLGEEVGETVGYRVRFESRVSSRTRIEVVTEGILTRRLQHDPELHGVGLVILDEFHERSLNADLALALLREVQGALRDDLRVLVMSATLDPALPGRLDAPLVQGAGRAYPVEVRYLNADPAGRVEDTVARAVREALAAHPEGDFLAFLPGVREIRGAQAALADIDAVVLPLYGDLPLAEQRRALVPDPAGRRKVVLATSIAETSLTLAGVRVVVDGGLSRTQRFDPGTGLTRMVTERVTRDAAEQRAGRAGRTAPGTAYRLWSERTHALLPAARPPEIQEADLAPLTLELAGWGAPDPRTLAWLDPPPEPRVTVARSLLRDLDALDDAGRITGRGAALLELPTHPRLAHLLHDGAALGLGALAADVAALLEERDPLGSGAGADLADRVAALRAWRRRERGGEEVAVLERAERLSRQWRAALRVRPDDTPPDAFAVGRLVALAYPERVALSREGGGGRYLLAGGQGARLPEGDPLAGSPALAVAHLDAVSWKGTGEGRIHLAAPLDPAVLDERAGTRDLVRWDARTGTLVAQRERHVGALVLDARPLRDLPHGARVEAVAGAIRSEGPHLLNWTPEAEALRARVESLRRWRPEETEWPDLSDPALLDTLEDWLGPHLEGVRSREDLKRVNLVPALGALLPWPLPARLDELAPTHLTVPTGSRIRLTYHQGGPPVLAVKLQELFGLAETPTVNGGRTPVLLHLLSPAGRPVQVTQDLRSFWNSSYFEVRKDLRGRYPRHPWPDDPWTHAPMRGTKRRGE
- a CDS encoding GNAT family N-acetyltransferase; translation: MISTAALVPPASLTTARLRLVPLGAEHLDHVMDGLQHEEFMRLTGTHGSFTREDVERFLGRITGADDRADWAILRSSDDVYLGEVVLNLLDRDNRSMNFRIALNSPAVVGQGYGTEATRAAVQYGFDVVGLHRISLGVYAFNPRARHVYEKCGFVHEGTQRDALYWQGAWVDQHSMSILETDPRPR
- the ddrA gene encoding single-stranded DNA-binding protein DdrA; the protein is MKLSDVQKRLQAPFPAHLVGWKPQAFNKERNRALLLAYVDARAVQDRLDAICPDAWSFEIEVIPGTATPTVKGRLTVLGVTREDIGEAGEGEYGTLKAASSDALKRCAVQFGIGRYLYDLPKQWVDWNDARREPATTPELPEWARPDHERSPGGAHIVQAMEQLKYELPEDLELQREVYKHLKAALSSIHPASQGGHGRAA